TCACGCCGTCGGCGGTGACGGCATCCGCTCTGCGCGGCACCTCCGGTTCCGTCGAGATGCATCCGGCCGCAGCGGACGCGCTCGGCCGCATGGCGGCCGCAGCGCAGTCCGCGGGCGCCGGGGTGCTCGGGGTGAACAACGCTTACCGCTCGTACGGCCTGCAGGAGCTCACCTACTCGAGATTCGTGCGCTCCGAGGGGCGCGCGAGTGCGGATGCCGGTTCGGCGCGGCCAGGTCACAGCGAACATCAGACCGGGCTCGCGGTCGACGTGGTGGCCTGTGCCAGTCGCTGCGGCTCGATCGGCCAGTTCGGCGGCACCCCGCAGAGTGACTGGGTCGCGCAGCACGCCTGGGAGTTCGGCTTCATCGTGCGCTACGAAGAGGGCGCGACTGCCAAGACCGGCTACATGCCCGAGCCCTGGCACCTGCGCTACATCGGCCCGGAACTCGCGGCGGCCTATCACCACGGCGGCTTCACGACGCTCGAGGACTTCTTCGGGCTTCCGCCCGCCCCGGACTACCCGCACTGAGCCGAGCGGATGCCGTGCCGCTGACAAGC
This is a stretch of genomic DNA from Microbacterium sp. YJN-G. It encodes these proteins:
- a CDS encoding M15 family metallopeptidase, producing the protein MSATHSRHASRAPLAVRIALPIGVLFTAIASLATLAGVMATPPSQLPAPVAALSIPDIDVAATPAVNPCVDAAVRTALAAGDDAAVVKAFGGGEAFRSAVAVGNAPCISLVDPALQWVVVNKLRRLEPAEFTPSAVTASALRGTSGSVEMHPAAADALGRMAAAAQSAGAGVLGVNNAYRSYGLQELTYSRFVRSEGRASADAGSARPGHSEHQTGLAVDVVACASRCGSIGQFGGTPQSDWVAQHAWEFGFIVRYEEGATAKTGYMPEPWHLRYIGPELAAAYHHGGFTTLEDFFGLPPAPDYPH